One Pecten maximus chromosome 7, xPecMax1.1, whole genome shotgun sequence genomic window carries:
- the LOC117331936 gene encoding inactive selenide, water dikinase-like protein, whose translation MDASVTPLRHGGLSLVQTTDFFYPLVDDPYMQGKIACANVLSDLYAMGVTDCDNMLMLLAVSNKMTEKERDVVIPMMMRGFKDLAEEAGSGVTGGQTVLNPWCTIGGVATSVCQPNEFITPDNALVGDVLVLTKPLGTQVAVNAYQWLDQPERWNRVKLVVTEDDVRKAYQRAMFSMARLNRTAARLMAKYNAHGATDVTGFGLLGHAKNLAKVQKNEVSFVIHNLPIIAKMAAISKACGNMFGLLQGLSAETSGGLLMALPREQAAAFCKDIEKQEGYQSWIIGIVEKGNRTARIIDKPRVIEVPAKDRDGELW comes from the exons ATGGATGCCTCTGTCACACCACTGCGACATGGAGGACTTTCTCTTGTCCAGACAACAGATTTCTTTTATCCTCTTGTTGATGACCCATATATGCAG gGCAAGATTGCTTGTGCTAATGTACTGAGTGATTTGTATGCAATGGGAGTTACAGACTGTGACAACATGCTGATGTTACTAGCGGTCAGCAACAAAATGACAGAAAAAGAGCGTGATGTTGTCATTCCAATGATGATGAGAGGATTTAAG GATTTAGCAGAGGAGGCTGGTAGTGGAGTAACTGGTGGCCAAACAGTGCTGAACCCATGGTGTACCATTGGTGGGGTAGCAACCTCTGTCTGCCAACCCAACGAGTTCATCAC GCCAGACAATGCTTTAGTGGGTGATGTCTTAGTGCTAACCAAACCACTAGGAACACAGGTGGCCGTAAATGCTTATCAGTGGCTGGACCAGCCAGAGAGGTGGAACCGTGTCAAACTGGTGGTGACGGAGGATGATGTGAGAAAGGCTTATCAACGGGCTATGTTCAGTATGGCCAGACTTAACCGTACAG CTGCACGTTTGATGGCCAAATATAATGCCCATGGTGCTACAGATGTAACAGGATTTGGTCTGCTTGGTCATGCAAAGAACCTTGCAAAAGTACAGAAGAATGAAGTCAGCTTTGTCATACACAATTTGCCCATCATTGCTAAAATGGCTGCTATTAGCAAAGCCTGTGGAAATATGTTCGGTCTACTACAAGGTCTCTCTGCAGAAACATCTG GTGGTCTATTGATGGCATTACCAAGAGAGCAGGCTGCAGCATTCTGTAAGGACATCGAGAAACAGGAAGGATACCAGTCCTGGATTATAGGAATCGTAGAAAAGGGCAATCGTACAGCTAGGATAATTGACAAACCACGAGTGATAGAAGTACCAGCCAAAGATCGGGATGGAGAATTGTGGTAG
- the LOC117331935 gene encoding uncharacterized protein LOC117331935, which produces MLMGLSHIVWRVVRLTTMKGPMVVRMAKFMIFLGTSMLLFVFYQVHRYSGQLNFTGIDKAPRAGSSSHGNDFPKFIVDTPHCKLPNLDAFDSSVVKYLRQGALIECNKYLPLTYENGTRLEVNWTAVINSKDRDYFDHCKYQPINRPPFVEDNNYYRFMEESIAFNTSQLMRYDFVRVKCYNKAGGLMYTNFHQFVRRKPKLDRKCKKAFLKHRQETGVKEFLNVAMIGVDSVSRLNFMRYMRRTKDYLENTLGAIEMKGYNKVADNTFVNIVPMTLGKFLEEVPWNETLNTIPFDKYDFIWKQFSNRGFRTLYAEDQPAIAIFDYLKEGFHQQPTDYFNRHFSLAMTKQKRLWYNEGKCIGTKLETQIILDYLKDFMLMYKIRPHFAFAFITGLTHNVLEHSAVADIPYLTLLTNLHEAGALNKTAVIFYSDHGIRFGKIRETYVGKLEERLPFMYVILPKWFLDKYPNIAKNLKTNSNRLTTPFDIYETLRDVLHFTGEARQVPQDQRGVSLFDEVPFLRSCQTAGILPHWCTCPIHQTLPTSLSQVQNIAVNIVQSINKQLDGYSDICAYLNLDLVLNATKLIPSDKVLRFEQSKNDVINRYVKYGERAKAYVDFQLTVRARPGGGLFEATVRYDERRDEYQMLSDVSRINLYGDQSKCIEKHKLKKYCYCTKP; this is translated from the exons ATGTTGATGGGACTAAGCCATATTGTCTGGCGAGTCGT ACGACTGACGACAATGAAGGGGCCCATGGTAGTCCGTATGGCCAAGTTTATGATTTTCCTGGGCACGTCCATGCTTCTGTTCGTGTTTTATCAGGTACATAGATATTCTGGACAACTGAATTTCACAGGAATCGACAAAGCTCCACGTGCCGGAAGTAGCAGTCATGGTAACGACTTCCCAAAGTTTATCGTGGACACACCCCACTGTAAACTCCCTAATCTGGACGCGTTTGATTCCTCTGTTGTTAAATATCTCCGTCAGGGAGCACTGATAGAATGCAACAAATATTTGCCATTAACTTATGAAAACGGAACTCGATTAGAAGTTAATTGGACGGCCGTTATTAATTCAAAGGATCGGGACTATTTCGACCATTGCAAGTACCAACCAATAAATCGTCCTCCATTTGTAGAGGACAATAACTACTACAGGTTTATGGAGGAGAGTATCGCCTTTAACACGTCACAACTAATGCGTTATGACTTCGTAAGAGTGAAGTGTTATAACAAAGCTGGTGGTTTGATGTACACAAACTTCCATCAGTTTGTACGGCGGAAACCAAAGCTGGACAGGAAGTGTAAGAAGGCGTTTTTGAAACACCGACAAGAAACGGGCGTCAAGGAGTTCCTTAACGTAGCCATGATAGGCGTAGACTCCGTTTCCAGATTGAACTTCATGCGTTACATGCGGAGGACCAAGGACTACCTAGAGAACACTCTGGGGGCTATAGAGATGAAAGGCTACAACAAAGTGGCTGACAATACGTTTGTCAACATCGTTCCCATGACTCTTGGGAAGTTCCTGGAGGAAGTTCCTTGGAACGAGACACTAAATACCATCCCGTTCGACAAATATGACTTTATATGGAAGCAGTTCTCGAACCGTGGATTCCGTACTCTGTATGCTGAGGATCAACCGGCAATCGCCATCTTTGATTATCTTAAAGAAGGATTTCACCAACAGCCTACAGATTATTTCAACCGCCATTTTAGTCTCGCAATGACGAAACAGAAACGGTTGTGGTACAACGAAGGCAAATGTATAGGGACAAAGCTGGAGACACAAATCATACTCGattatttaaaagattttatgttaatgtataaAATCCGTCCACATTTCGCGTTTGCTTTCATCACTGGCTTGACACATAACGTATTGGAACACTCCGCGGTAGCAGACATTCCCTATCTCACGTTACTCACAAATTTACACGAGGCAGGAGCTCTCAACAAAACAGCTGTGATATTCTATAGTGATCATGGAATAAGGTTCGGAAAAATCCGAGAAACGTATGTCGGCAAACTGGAGGAAAGATTGCCATTTATGTATGTGATACTACCTAAATGGTTTTTAGACAAATATCCAAACATAGCAAAAAATCTGAAGACTAATTCAAATCGCCTAACGACACCTTTTGACATTTACGAGACGCTACGTGATGTGCTACATTTCACAGGGGAGGCCAGACAGGTTCCCCAAGATCAAAGAGGAGTTAGTCTCTTTGACGAGGTGCCTTTCTTACGCTCGTGCCAAACGGCGGGAATTCTTCCCCATTGGTGCACGTGCCCAATTCATCAAACACTGCCCACTTCTCTCTCCCAGGTACAGAACATCGCCGTTAATATCGTTCAGTCTATTAACAAACAACTGGACGGATATTCCGATATATGTGCCTATTTGAACCTTGACCTAGTGCTCAACGCCACTAAACTTATTCCGTCCGACAAGGTGTTGCGTTTTGAGCAGAgtaaaaatgacgtcataaatcGTTACGTCAAATACGGTGAACGCGCGAAAGCGTACGTGGATTTCCAACTGACTGTACGTGCTCGTCCCGGGGGTGGATTGTTTGAGGCTACTGTTCGGTACGACGAGAGGCGTGACGAGTACCAGATGCTTAGTGACGTCAGCAGGATTAACTTATACGGGGACCAATCGAAATGTATTGAAAAACACAAGTTAAAAAAGTATTGTTATTGTACAAAACCTTAA